tactatttctgtcacatttgttgtataacatgatgttttgatgcataatttgtaaaatcataacctaatttgatgtttaataagcttttccttaatccctccttattatccaacatattagcttatccaacgttctgccggcccgtttacgttggataagtgagactactgtacttcgaACCTTGTGTTGTATCAACACTgtggacttaatgcagtttgcaataactttaacagccatgtattattgtagttttacaagacctttatagtcttctctgtcaaaagaGCACATACTGCAACTCCACAGTACGGAACCATGGCCGAatgaaagaggtgtcaaactgcattcattctacaatgaaaATAACCAGGACAAAGAGAAAAACCATTCTGCAAACAATTCCGGTCCTCCTTCGACTTCAGAATCCTCAAGGCCACGCCTCTTCCGCCGCCTCCTTCCCATCGTTCTTCGCACGGCCGCGGCCACTTCCTTTCTTTTCGGGGCGCCGCCGACGCCGCCATGGTGAGTCCGGAGACTGAGAGGAAGGGGTTTATGAATCGTATCCCATCCTCCGCGGAGAGGCCTCGGACACACCGTTTAGTGTGGCGACTGCGTGGGGAAGGGCCCAGAGCTTCCGGGGGGCTTAGTATTGGCGGTTTATACCGAGGTTCGGGAGGCATGAGTGGGCCGTCGTGGAAGCGTTGGCATGACAGTAGTTTAGGCCTAGGAGAGAGAAAGCGTTGGAGGAGCTCGTAGTGGGACAGGAACGAAGCCTGTGCCCGTGTGGACACCTTTTCACGCAACATGGGATGGAAAGGGTCCTTTTTCTTCTCATCGCCATGGTTTTACTAGTTGGCAACGAGCAAAGCCAGATTAAGGCTTCTAATTGTGGCTTCATCCGAAATCACGCTAGGATCCAAATAGGGtgtagctacactgtagaattaatgcggttcaaatgttatggctcaattctatggaatcctgggagttgtagttcggtgaggtACAAGCATTCTTTGGACAACATCATTTCGTAGGattactaggcatgggcaaacttgagccctccgggtgttttggactccaactcccacaattcctggctgttaggaattgtgggagttggagtctaaaacacctggagggcccaagtttgcccacgtctgtaagccatggaagttaaagtgaattcagactgcataaaatccacagtgtagatgcacctgaagtTTCCAAGTAacatttgtcagagaaggctaaaggccttgttaaACTACAGCATGAGTGATTTCGAAGCATTgaccatagcagtgaaagtgatgtcaaactgcattaattgtacagtgtagatgcacccagaactGCTTTCATTGTATTATTGCCATAGAGGTGCCAAAATGCTGCACTTCACAGAACATTAATTAagcatattttaataaaatgtaattttattaaggaCCCATAGATTCACTAAGCAACTTACGTGACTGAGattgattattgttgttttatacctgcagctattgctgtattttactgattttaaccagtgagatatttatgttgggtattgttttatgttattgtgtctgtaatttttgtattttgtgtgtttgcacCTTTCagtgttttgtaagctgccccgagtccctctgggagatggtggtggggtataaagttttttttaaattattaattccTCAGTTCTAATTTCTATGAGCATTAACTATATACACTCCAGCATCTCATAGATGAAAACCTAGTGACACGTGGCTCAAGCAACATCAGGATTTAATTCAAACCATGTAGGAAGACAAGAGAGCAGAAGTTCTCAATGATGaagtaaagaaaaaaaaccacaGCTACTGTTTTACTCTGAGAAACTTTGGACTTTATGTGCTGTGTATAGGAAGGTGGGCTAGACAGTCGACTGGGAGGGCAAaggatgcatttacattgtagaattaatacaatttgagacAAATTTTAACCATggcttggtgctgtggaagaaatcCTAGGACTTGATTTGGTGAGGCCCCATTATTCTTCGGTACTGAAGGCTACAGGTCTTTTAAAACTACGgttcccatgaatccatagcattgagccatggcagtggtatcaaactgtattaagtacattgtgtagagcaggggtccccaaactaaggcccgggggcccgatgtggccctccaaggtcatttacctggcctccgccctcagttttataatataatatttttatatcattttaataatataatatattgtatatacatataatattgataataataccatataataatattaattatatgttatatattacatataatattacagtatagtggtatagttcaatatagaaatatataatgctaatattgtgctatgctaataatataatatattgtatgtacatacagctgctctgagtccccttcagggtgagaagggcgggatataaatgtaataaataaatgtagtaaatgaataaataaataattttagacttaggctcgcccaaagtctgaaatgacttgaaggcacacaacaacaacaatcctaattaacttgactatctcattggccagaagcaggcccacacttcccattgaaatcctgataggtttatgctggttacagttgttttcatttttaaatattgtattgttctttcattgttgttgttgttttgcactacaaataagacatgtacagcgtgcataggaatttgttcgtttttttttttccaaatgataatttggcccctccacagtctgaaggattgtggatcggccctctgctttaaaagtttgaggacccctggtgtagagcaTACTAAGTTTTCTACAAAGTTCTCTctcaggctgtatctacactcccatatatcAGTTTATGaatctagattatttgctttgaatggatgagtctacactgactccCATACAGCttattttatatgcacttttaatTATGATCTGTATTTTATCGTGTTATGTTTTGATGtatattttcttctgtttttattattgtatatggcattgaatatttgccttttgtaagtgtaacccgccctgagtccctcccaggagagagggtgggttagaaataaaaatttttattattattattattattattattggattcaaaaactggattatatggcagattaCATGTAGATGGGGCTTCAGTCTCAGATTCTATAAGATCCATTTGAAGATTGATTCAGGCCAAAATGGTTGTGTTTTGAGCAGTAAAGTGATTGGCATGTGCTGTTTGGAAAGTATAACTGGGATGCAGTGCACTTGTGGGCAAAGACTGGGAGCTTGAAATAGAATGTGTGGATTTGGATACTCTTAATTGAATGGCAGACAGCACCTCCCCAGTAACATGAAGTACAGTAGAAAGCATGTTATGCAACAAGATGATAAATAGCCTGTTTTCAAAGTCAGACTATTCCTTGTATCCGACTAcactatatatataatgttttccTGCATTTGGCATATTTTTCAATTGGTTTATAATGGCATAACTGTTATACAACGTGCATCAtcttttattgttttcccaatcCTTCTATGGGAGAAGTCATTATTTGGCCCATTTTCTAAGAAATGTGTCTGTGAGTAAAATTGAGGTGAAAACGTTTAGTGCATTTTATTtgtaagggttttttttgggaagTTTGCAGCCTGTAGCCTTGTTTGCGTGTCTTGGGAAAGACCTGAGTATGGAAAAGTTGCTGGTTTCATAATTctgatcatttttttaaaaatgtagcacatcttatataaaatatagaatataattaGTCTATAAAAACACACAGCGACTTTTGATGCTCAGAATGCAGGAGAAAAGTACACATACATAGAAAGAAGTGGCCTTAAATAATTGTAGTCTCAAACCAGGGGAGGCTTCATAGATCATAGCCATCACTTTGATGTTATTCTGAAAGCAGATTGGAAACCAGTGGAGGTGATACATGGTTGCAATCTTGATATTAATCTGGAAGCAGATTGGAAACCAGTGGAGGTGATACATGGTTGTTGTCTGACAGTAGTGCCCATTTCCAGTCAATACTCTTGTATTCTATACAAATTGATCTTTCTGTGTTTAAAAATAGCCTCCCAAAATGCTgcccctttcctttttccaaagGCTTCTTAACTGGCATGAGGCCTTCATGCAAATGCAATGCTTGTGTTGCCTAGATATATAAAAACAAGCGAGAAAGTCCATTATTTAGCATACAATTCATACTTGCCTGATATATTCCCATGAATTTAAACCCTTCTCATTTTTTTGTTGCCAGGGAGTCGACATTCGTCACAACAAAGACCGGAAGGTTCGGCGTAAGGAGCCCAAGAGCCAAGATATTTACCTTCGTCTCCTGGTCAAGGTGAGAAGTGGGGTCTGTAGTTTCCAGGGATGGTTAAGAGCCAGAATATTTGGTGGAAACCTTCCCCTGCCATCTGCTGAATTTAGTTGTGTGATGGGATTCTGGAATCCATTGTAACTTACAATAAAGACAAAGTCATATTTATCTACCTAGAGGGAAGTCTGACTTGCCAACTGTGTGTGGAGAAAATGCACAATGGCAAGCTGAATTTGCACTCGTATCTGTGGTTCTCTGTGTGTTTTTGGAAATGTAATGGCGTATCATGCCCATGATGTGGAGATGCAAAGACCATAACAACTAATAGTTTCTAATTATCATGTACTAGCAAGGCCACATCTGGAATACGAAGGTCAGAATCAGCATAACAATCCTCAGGCAATGAACTGTGCTTCTCAGAAGTTACTTAAATGCAGTCACTAGGGAAGCCATTCATTCCTAAGGCATACACACACTGAACTCTCATTTTAGGGTTGGTAGGAAGGGAGCAAATTGATTGTTTTACACCTGGTGAACTCAAGGTGATTGTCTTTTTGCATAATTGTGGGATACAACGTAACTATGTCAACATATATTTAGTGTACTAAAAGTGTATAGGATCTCAACCAACATCTGGTTCTGTACTCAGTGTTTTTGTAATGACATTTACAAACAAGCATGTGTGAAGAAGGGAAAACAGAATGACACAAAGGATAACTTTGAGAGTGGTATAGGGAGCTGGCTGGGTCCAGCCTGGAGAAATGGGGACATGTTTTCTTGAAATGTTGATAAAAGACTATGATCTGGAAGGTGAAcccaaaaacattttgttttcccCCCCAGAAGGTAGTTCTAGAGGTAGTGGCCGTGAATCACAAGAGATCGTTTTAGCTGAACACTGGTTGAAACCTCTGTTTGACAGTGAGAGAAACTGCATTAGGAAATGGTGGTCGCTGCTTTAATGTAGACTGAAGTGAGTTTGTGGAAGTTGCAgctcccaaacatctggaagactacaGGGATCTTAAAATTTGAATATTTCTTCATTAAGAAGACCTTCGGCGCCTCTTCAGGCTCAGATGTTCTTTGATTCTAATGAATCAGAGACGGTCTATTTTGAGGGGGAAATATGAATGGATTGTACTTAGAGGTGGTTATTATAATGGAAGTTGGTTTGTGGTGTCAACCTTGGGGTAGCGGCAGTTTAGTGGCTTTAATGAGGAATGAAAGAACTAATAGGAGTTGGGAATATCCTCTAAACCCATTCACTATCTCCTCAGCTCTACAGATTTCTTGCTCGTCGGACCAATGCCAAGTTCAACAAGGTGATACTCAAGCGACTGTTCATGAGCCGCACCAACCGGCCTCCACTGTCGGTGTCCCGCTTGGTAAGTGGAGATTGTCTCCACACTCCCTTTCTCGATTCCTCCCCAGTACCACAAATGTCCATCTATATTAATTATCATCCTGAGCCTCAGGTGGCAAATGGTCTTAAGCTACATCATTACATAACCTCTCTTGTCCGAAATGATGGACTGAACAAATCCACCCTGATCTGACTTTGCTGGCAGTGTGGCAAGGCATGATGTGGAAGGAAAGGAATAGGACTTTCTGCCTCTATGACTCATATTCTTCCCCAAGAGAACAAGCAGTGGTAATTCACCTTTTTCTAAAAGCAGTAGATGGTTCTAGTAATATAGAATCTGTGAACCTAGTGAGACACAGAACTTCCATGTGACATTGTGGAAATGGATAGGGACAACATATCCACACTGCTTTTGGTCCAGTCCACAGACACCCAGTTGGCATGCAAAAAAGGTGCTTGCctttaataataaaaaggtaaatgaTTATTTTATGATTACTTCAAGCACAATCATTCAGattcctcttcctccctttccaGATCCGGAAGATGAAGCTTCCAGGGCGGGAAAACAAAACTGCTGTTGTGGTGGGTACAGTCACAGATGATGTCCGCATCCAGGAGATCCCCAAACTGAAGGTAGTTCAGCTGCTTTTAGCAAAGTTATCCAGATGGGAGGGGTTGAAGGTCAACAGGCAGAGAGCAAGGAGGTGGCTATTAGGGATTTGTAATTAGTGCCAGTCTGAAAAGTTCAGGAATGCATGACAGGTTGCATGTGAGTGCGTGGCAACTGGTATTTGTATGCCAGTTGGATTGTGTATAATacatttaattaataaatattaagcaGTAATCAACTGCACAGTGGGTGGCATTTATGTGGGCACTTAATCACAGATTACAAATAGGAATGGCacctgtttggtttttttttaaactatagcatTTAGGAAGCTGACATAAATTGCACTTGACACTTTCTGAAAGGGAAAGAAGCTCGGTTGTTTTAGATTATGTTatccaaaaatatatttgaagACACATTTCCTCTTTCATTGTTTTGTGTCTATAATACTATCAGTTTGTTTCAAATATGTGCTACCTGATTGATCATGAGTTACCTTTATTCATTATAATTTTGGTTGAACCAGTTAATCAATTGTTACATACGACACATAATAATTATAGGTTAAATGCAAAtaatactgatttttaaaaatactgacttACTGACTGACAGTTTTTTTGGGAATTCATGACCTGAAACCTGTTTTCTTTTGCCTCCCAAGATTTGCGCCCTTAGAGTGACAAAGGGAGCTCGCACCCGAATCCTGAAATCTGGAGGCCAGATCATGACATTTGACCAGTTAGCTATGGCTGCCCCTAAAGGCCAGGGAACGGTATTGCTTTCTGGTGAGTCAAAAGAACTATGTTACTTTCAAACCAGTGGTGCTTTCATTGATCTTCATCCGCTCCCAATATTTCAGTGTGCCTAAAGTGTGTCTCCTGGCTTTCCCTTCTACAGGACCCAGGAAAGCCCGGGAAGTCTACCGGCATTTTGGCAAGGCTCCTGGCACCCCACACAGCCATACTAAGTGAGtatcttctttctcctttctttcttgttttgCTTTCATTAATATTTGGTGAATCTAGGAGTTTATATCTGTGGAGCAAATTGCTTTTtgatttcagctcccataatcctctgttggctatgctggctagggctgttgGCAGTTGTAAGTCAAAAACATTCATAGAGTTGTGGCTACTTAAAAGAGTAgcttgaaagagaccacaagggccatccagtccgaccccattctgccatgcaggaaatacaCAACCAGAGCATCTGAGACAGATGGTTACCCagcctttgtgttgtcgaaggttttcatggctggaatcacggggttgttatgagttttctgggctgtatggccacgttccagaagcattctctcctgacgtttcacccatatctgtggcaggcatcctcagaggttgtgaggtatattggaaaaactaagcaagggaggtttatatatctgtggaaggttccttgcacagatatataaacctcccttgctcagCAAACAGCACTTTAAAGGCCCCTGGAAAAAGATggcatttgaaaagggcattctAGACAATTCTCTCTGCTCAGGGGGACAGGGAACATAGAAACTTGCATCTGTTGTTATGCCATCCTGGATCCTTTGGGGATACTCAGAGCTACTACTGAGAGAAAGAGTTAGTGATTTTACATTCAAATACTTCTCTATAGAATAATGCTTGTTATTGATGAGCATTTCCACTCCTTAAATGGTGAAGTGGAAAGCTGGGACCAATTAGAGCCTTTGTATAGGAGATAAGGAGTCTTTGGTGCAGGTGCTGAAGTTTATTCCAAAGGACTTGAATGTCATGCAGATTTTCTTAATTGAGACCTAAACATCTTGAAAGCACTACACATTTACAGTGCTGTTCTTCAACAAATTTTGGCATGCAGTTACTTGCTCTTGAAATAGAAACCAGGAACCTTTTTTGATGCTTGAAAAAGGTCCAAGTACTGCTTCTTCCATTTCCCTGGGAGTAAGCTTGAACTCTTTAAGATTTCTGAGTAAGTATTTATAGGATTAGGCTTGGAGGAAATACTTCACTTAGCACAATCTGAAAAGAGTCCAAGATTCAATAAAAGACCTCAAGATTCCTGcctgaaatatttattatgtttatttaatctCATAGAGCAGCTACTGATTAGTGCTAAACCAGATTGACCAGTGTCTGAACTTGATATAAGGCAGCTCAGTATGCTTGTGTGCATTTCCTCTTGGTTTTTATATACAGCATCTCTTAATCATTTATTTCTAAGTTCTTCCAAAGTGAATTCTTTCATCTCCTTTGGAAAGTTGAAATTTAACCCTGTGGCACTTTTTCCACAACTATTTCATTTGTTTATATTAGAAAGGCGTTGAATTGGTTAACATTAATTGTGAAAGGGTTAAACATAATCTTACATAGCATATGGAGCAGAGGTTTTGCAAACTCTGCTGCAGGAAGAATTTGAATAGTATAAAATCCTGGTCATTGACACAATTTGCATCTTCTGAGTTCTAGGAACAGGGAGCTGAATTTTGGCTTAGAAGCATGTATTGGGTATTTTCCAAATTTTATTCTGTGCTTCCAAAACTTCCAAGGTGGTATGAGGTGGGAATGTGGAAAGTGTTTGCTATGGCATTTCTCACCCCTGAGTTTCAATTAGAGAAATGGTAAAACGccagagggcccttccatacagccacataacccagaatatcaaggcagaatatcccacaatatttgctttgcactggaatatctgaggcccttttccacacagctgtataaaatcaacattgaaccgggttatatggcagtgtgaactcagataacccagatcaaagcagatattgtagattatttgtcttgatattctgggttatatggctgtgtggaaggagctagAGTTAGAGAAGCAATTAGTTTGGACCTATACAGATAGTAGGTTGAAGAAAGAGATTGGGAGGTACACCATCCTTGGGTTCAGTATCTCTTTTGCATTCCAGGGCTGTTGGGTATATATCTCTTTCCCACAATGGTCTGTCTGTGTATTAATATACTTCTGTTTATCCCACTGACAGCTCTTCCATTTTTCACTTTCTAGGCCATACGTCCGATCCAAGGGCCGTAAGTTTGAACGGGCTCGAGGTCGCCGTGCCAGTCGAGGCTACAAAAACTAGATTGGTTACAAAATATTTGAGAGCTCAGATGTATGAGATTAAAGTTACCAttctgaatataaataaacaccATGACACTGTTATTTGCTCAGCAATCCAGTGGTGGGAAGGCTGTATAAAGGCCTGCTGTTTACCAACAATGCATGTTTGCTCAGATAACTTCCTTCCGAGATATGGTTTCTGTCTTTCACACTAGGGAAAggattttggaaattgtagtacTTTTCCGAGCACAAGGTAGCGTCAGGCAGAGAAACAGCTCAGATTAGTGTGAGGATGTACTTATTACAATTGGAAGCTAAATTTTTAACAGGCACATTTGGAATAGTGCTTTAAACCTAAAGGGTTGGGGAAATGAAAGCAAAGGTCGAATATGTTAATTTGGAAAAGAAGTGATAGCtagaaatgtaaaatatttggggattttttttctatttccagAGGGAATTGTACCATCTGAAAGGTTTAAATTTCAAATGATTTAACAGCTTGATGGAAGGTTTTTATCAGGAACTGGTAACTTAATCTTTTAGTTACGTACTAACCTGGTAGTCATTGATTAGCTGAAACTGCATATAAACATGCTTTTGGAGTTGTGCGTGAAAGAATGGGACATTTTTGTACTGCACAGCACAGTGGTCCTTGatatctgctagggtttggttccagtacACTACTATCCACGTGGATACAAAAatctggatgctcaagtcccattatatatagtggCACAATAAAATGGcacctcttatataaaatggcaaggccattttgattttttaaaaataagaatcaagctctggatggttgaatctgtgggtacagaatccatggatacagagggccaaataTCTTCTGTCAGCCTCCAATATGTTAGTCAATTTTACTGCAAAGCTGCCAATGTTAAAATGTGTAAGGTACTAACCTGGTAGTAGAAATGTCTTGTTAAAACTATCTGCCTTAAAAAGGGCAGAGATGATGAAGAGAGATGCCCTAAGATCTTTCAGAAACGGCTTTGCTGATGGTATATGGATTACCCACTTGCCAGAATCAGTGAACTTTTTGTGATTTATTTGCTAAATGTTTGGTAGTGTGGTCTGAATTTCATGCAGGTGGTTCATCTTGTATCCAGGCCAAAAAAGTGTATGATTTTGAAGGTATATTAATTTAAATTTGGAGAACTCAACATCCCAGTGATAAAATTGCATTGTAGCAGAACTGGGGTAGCAGCGTTAATAAAAGTATAGAATTTAATAGAAAACCATGAGAGGGTTAGAACTGTTTCTTAGCTAAGCCCCATGGGTTCATGGATGAGGCAAGCCAGGTAACAGGAAATGGTCCATGCCTTACACATTTGTTCCTCCATATTCTGCGGATGGATAACACTTAGAACACGGAAGCTGAATGCCTTGTCTGTTAGGCTGCGTAAGCTCAGGACTTGTCTCTTGGCCGTCTCCTGCTGGGCTGTCAGCTCCACAGGTCTTGCCTGCAGGAATGGAGGCAAGGTGGGTAGCCCCTCACCTGCTCCAGCACCAAAGGTTAGAAAGCCACTGGGAGCAGCCAGAGCATACCCACATACAGAGTAGCGGATCCTAGGACCCCGGGGACCATAACTTTCGCCTTGTTTTCTTCCTTGGGCTTCAAAAAGGAGCTCTGCACAATCCAGAGCCACCAAGGGCATGTCTTGATTGCTGAGTATCCGCTGTGGCTTCAAAGTGTCTACGTAATGCTGGCTGTAGGCAATTGGAATCTGTAAGTGTGAGAGAAATATTAATTTGCTTTAGAATTTGCCTTGGCTGATGACAAAGAATGAGGAGGGCTGAATCTCATTTCAGAGTAAGGTACTTGCCACTGTGTCTCAGTAAAGGAGCAATCAAA
This sequence is a window from Anolis carolinensis isolate JA03-04 chromosome 6, rAnoCar3.1.pri, whole genome shotgun sequence. Protein-coding genes within it:
- the LOC100560528 gene encoding uncharacterized protein LOC100560528, whose amino-acid sequence is MGCDGYPRLIAFMDFLLDSEGEQASQDNSLRSALSPENQLFLVLVRLRLGLLLQDLAFRFHISESTASRYWLSWIEIMEKRMRQIPIAYSQHYVDTLKPQRILSNQDMPLVALDCAELLFEAQGRKQGESYGPRGPRIRYSVCGYALAAPSGFLTFGAGAGEGLPTLPPFLQARPVELTAQQETAKRQVLSLRSLTDKAFSFRVLSVIHPQNMEEQMCKAWTISCYLACLIHEPMGLS
- the rpl18 gene encoding large ribosomal subunit protein eL18, whose amino-acid sequence is MGVDIRHNKDRKVRRKEPKSQDIYLRLLVKLYRFLARRTNAKFNKVILKRLFMSRTNRPPLSVSRLIRKMKLPGRENKTAVVVGTVTDDVRIQEIPKLKICALRVTKGARTRILKSGGQIMTFDQLAMAAPKGQGTVLLSGPRKAREVYRHFGKAPGTPHSHTKPYVRSKGRKFERARGRRASRGYKN